In one window of Macrotis lagotis isolate mMagLag1 chromosome 5, bilby.v1.9.chrom.fasta, whole genome shotgun sequence DNA:
- the LOC141489529 gene encoding sn-1-specific diacylglycerol lipase ABHD11-like has product MWLRTRNLWGSSRPRLSLLQGVGSSLSTLSNSGPRTLPLTYRLLDGLDILPPVILLHGLFGNKNTFQAEAETLAQQTGRKVLTVDARNHGESPPGPDCSYEAMSADLQALLSKLGLTSCVLIGHSMGGKTAMMLALQKPELVERLVSVDISPFMVTGTSSIFKIIPAMKSANIPGNLSHSQAFEVIDEHLKPFVQDASIRQYLFNSLVRINGQYVWKVNAENLWQQKNQFLDNLQIQGVYPGRTLFLTNDSSSFLPSSHFPRIKLLFPEAQFQIIPDSGHIPHIKKPQEFMNSVLNFLS; this is encoded by the exons ATGTGGCTGCGGACTCGAAACCTCTGGGGGTCCTCCCGCCCGCGGCTATCACTCCTGCAAGGTGTTGGTTCATCCCTGTCCACTCTCAGCAACAGTGGGCCCAG GACGCTGCCCCTCACCTACAGGCTTCTGGATGGTCTGGACATCCTCCCACCTGTCATCCTCCTGCACGGGTTATTCGGCAACAAAAACACCTTCCAGGCTGAGGCTGAGACCCTGGCACAGCAGACAGGCAGGAAG GTATTGACAGTGGATGCTCGGAACCATGGAGAGAGCCCTCCTGGCCCTGACTGCAGCTATGAGGCTATGAGTGCTGACCTGCAGGCTCTCCTGTCAAAGCTAGGGCTCACCTCCTGTGTCCTCATTGGGCACAGCATGGGGGGCAAGACAGCCATGATGCTGGCACTACAGAAG CCAGAGCTGGTGGAACGTCTAGTCTCTGTGGATATCAGTCCCTTCATGGTCACAGGCACTAGCAGTATCTTTAAAATTATCCCTGCTATGAAGTCTGCAAACATCCCTGGAAATCTTTCCCATTCCCAAGCCTTTGAAGTCATTGATGAGCATCTGAAGCCATTTGTCCAG GACGCAAGTATTCGGCAGTATCTGTTCAACAGCCTGGTGCGGATCAATGGGCAGTATGTGTGGAAAGTCAATGCAGAAAACTTATGGCAGCAAAAAAACCAGTTTCTGGATAATCTGCAGATCCAGGGAGTCTATCCAGGCCGTACACTCTTCCTCACAAATGACAGTTCCTCCTTTCTCCC ATCAAGTCACTTCCCGAGGATCAAGCTCCTATTCCCTGAAGCCCAGTTCCAGATCATCCCTGATTCTGGTCATATCCCCCATATCAAGAAGCCCCAAGAGTTTATGAACAGTGTCCTGAATTTCCTCTCCTAG